One Rhodoferax ferrireducens T118 DNA segment encodes these proteins:
- the argF gene encoding ornithine carbamoyltransferase, which produces MKHYLQFSDLTALDYAYLFERAALIKKKFKAYEKHHPLADRTLAMIFEKASTRTRVSFEAGMYQMGGSVVHLTTGDSQLGRAEPIEDSAKVISRMVDLVMIRTFEQTKIERFAQHSRVPVINGLTNEFHPCQILADIFTYIEHRGSIAGKTVAWVGDGNNMANTWLQASEILGFKVHVSTPGGYEVDQSIAGLRSSDSYRVFQDPMQACAGADLVTTDVWTSMGFEAENEARKVAFADWCVDLDMMHAAKPDALFMHCLPAHRGEEVQAEVIDGAQSVVWEEAENRMHVQKALMEYLLLGRL; this is translated from the coding sequence ATGAAACACTACCTGCAATTCAGCGACCTCACTGCCCTCGACTACGCCTACCTGTTTGAGCGGGCCGCCCTGATCAAGAAGAAGTTCAAGGCCTACGAAAAGCACCACCCGCTGGCTGATCGAACACTGGCCATGATTTTCGAGAAAGCATCCACCCGCACGCGGGTCAGCTTTGAGGCCGGCATGTACCAGATGGGCGGCAGCGTGGTGCACCTGACCACCGGCGACAGCCAGCTGGGCCGGGCCGAGCCGATTGAAGACAGCGCCAAGGTGATCAGCCGCATGGTCGATCTGGTGATGATCCGCACCTTTGAGCAGACCAAGATAGAGCGCTTTGCCCAACACTCGCGCGTGCCGGTCATCAACGGCCTGACCAATGAATTCCACCCGTGCCAGATTCTTGCCGACATCTTCACCTACATCGAACACCGCGGCTCCATTGCGGGCAAGACGGTTGCCTGGGTCGGTGACGGCAACAACATGGCCAACACCTGGCTGCAAGCGAGCGAAATTCTCGGCTTCAAGGTGCATGTCAGCACGCCCGGTGGCTATGAAGTTGACCAGTCCATCGCCGGCCTGCGCTCGAGTGACAGTTACCGGGTGTTTCAGGACCCGATGCAAGCGTGCGCCGGTGCCGACCTGGTCACCACCGATGTCTGGACCAGCATGGGTTTTGAGGCCGAAAACGAGGCCCGCAAAGTGGCATTTGCTGACTGGTGCGTGGACCTGGACATGATGCACGCGGCCAAGCCGGACGCGCTATTCATGCACTGCCTGCCCGCGCACCGGGGTGAAGAAGTGCAAGCCGAGGTGATTGACGGCGCGCAATCGGTGGTGTGGGAAGAAGCAGAAAACCGCATGCACGTGCAAAAGGCGCTCATGGAGTACCTGTTACTGGGACGTCTGTGA